One part of the Lycium ferocissimum isolate CSIRO_LF1 chromosome 8, AGI_CSIRO_Lferr_CH_V1, whole genome shotgun sequence genome encodes these proteins:
- the LOC132068632 gene encoding protein GRAVITROPIC IN THE LIGHT 1, which translates to MLEEMEGTTTKPPQISDMFTKFAHVVRTKTFELFNDDEENNNNTDTTNDVFTLLNSTEEFITDQKVVVIKPDFQKYPHLTNTHFTKSLISSLFATISSFEASYLQLQTAHVPFDENALESADKNLVSVLQKLTEMKNLYKEFRRNPSCNIDVLEGSELEFQVQEHQSKLRVLETMVNQLLSYMESKDDEVSILKKKLDKLQDFNLGLSRKLGVKSEKLNNSSTEVLCTVRVFESMLRDSIKSANKFTKLLMELMKRAGWDLEKAANSAYSDVNYAEKEHHKYAFLSYICLGMFKGFDLEDFGLCDEELSGENDYLKQLLEHVSCNPMEILSINPSCAFSRFCEKKYEQIIHPTIESSIFRNLEGKEVIVDSWKSLSVFYELFVRMASTIWLLHKLAYSFNPIVEIFQVERGVDFSMVYMEDVTRKSQFPLSKTRPKVGFTVVPGFKIGRTVIQTQVYLTALKSKE; encoded by the exons ATGCTAGAAGAAATGGaaggaacaacaacaaaaccCCCACAAATCTCCGACATGTTTACCAAATTCGCCCATGTTGTCCGAACCAAAACCTTCGAACTCTTCAACGACGatgaagaaaacaacaacaacaccgaCACTACTAATGATGTCTTTACTCTCCTTAATTCCACCGAAGAATTCATAACTGACCAAAAAGTCGTTGTAATCAAACCTGATTTCCAAAAATACCCTCATTTAACAAATACCCATTTTACTAAATCCCTTATTTCTTCACTTTTCGCTACAATTTCGTCATTTGAAGCTTCTTATCTTCAGTTACAAACAGCTCATGTTCCCTTTGACGAAAATGCCCTTGAATCAGCTgataaaaatttagtatcagTTCTTCAGAAATTAACTGAAATGAAGAATTTGTATAAGGAATTTAGAAGAAACCCAAGTTGTAATATTGATGTTCTTGAAGGGTCAGAATTGGAATTCCAG GTACAAGAGCATCAGAGCAAGCTCAGAGTTTTGGAGACTATGGTAAAtcagttactttcttatatggAGTCTAAAGATGATGAAGTTTcaattttgaagaagaaattgGATAAATTGCAAGATTTTAATTTGGGGTTGTCAAGAAAGTTAGgggtgaaaagtgaaaaattgaATAATAGTAGTACGGAGGTATTATGTACAGTTCGTGTTTTTGAATCTATGTTACGTGATTCGATTAAGTCAGCGAACAAATTTACTAAGTTATTGATGGAGTTAATGAAAAGAGCAGGTTGGGATTTGGAGAAAGCAGCAAATTCTGCGTATTCTGATGTTAATTATGCAGAAAAAGAACACCATAAATATGCATTTTTGTCATATATTTGTTTGGGCATGTTTAAAGGTTTTGATCTAGAAGATTTTGGTTTGTGTGATGAAGAATTATCTGGTGAGAATGATTATTTGAAACAATTACTTGAGCATGTTTCATGTAATCCAATGGAGATATTGAGTATTAATCCTAGTTGTGCATTTTCAAGATTTTGTGAGAAGAAGTACGAGCAGATAATTCACCCGACAATAGAATCATCGATATTCAGAAATTTGGAGGGGAAAGAAGTCATAGTGGATTCATGGAAGTCGTTAAGTGTGTTTTACGAGTTGTTTGTAAGGATGGCCAGTACAATATGGTTGCTTCATAAGTTGGCTTACTCGTTTAATCCTATAGTTGAGATATTCCAAGTTGAGAGAGGGGTAGACTTTTCGATGGTGTACATGGAAGATGTTACAAGGAAAAGTCAATTCCCGTTGAGCAAGACGAGGCCAAAGGTGGGATTTACTGTGGTACCTGGGTTTAAAATTGGGAGGACAGTCATTCAGACACAGGTTTATCTAACTGCCTTAAAATCCAAGGAATAG